Within Acanthochromis polyacanthus isolate Apoly-LR-REF ecotype Palm Island chromosome 3, KAUST_Apoly_ChrSc, whole genome shotgun sequence, the genomic segment cttctctgtaatttttacactttgagggccggattggaccctctggaggaccacttttggaccacgggcctcatggtggacagtcctggttttgttgttttaattggTAAAATACCTGTAGTGCTGCAGGAAGCAGGGGTTCAGCCGGTGTGGAGGCCATGTTCTCCATCTTCACCTCCTCCTTTACGGGTTCACTGGCTTCTAGTGGTGGAGGAGAGCTGTAGGTGGCTGGAGCTGCAGCATagccctacacacacacacacacacacacacacacacacacacacacacacacacacacacacgtcaaaGGTCAAACACTGAAACCACCATCACTGGTCATGTGAACAGTCGGATCGTACCATTGCTGCGGGTCCAGGAGGGTACTGCCCCTGGGGTAGGCCGTTCCACTGTGGACCCGGGGCAGGGGGCATCATAGCAGGATCAGCAGGGGGGTAAGAAGGGTTCTGTGGTGGGTAGGCTGGGTTGAAACCCTGCAGAAGGACACAGCGTAGATCAGTAAATACTGAGAGAGGAGGCAGGAAAAAGGAAATCTGaacagttaaaaacacaaaaaccagctGGGAGGTTGTTTCTACTGTAGTAACAGCATGTTAGGCTGCATTAATGACCTCTACAGACTTGTACTCACAGGGGAGGGTGGAGGGCAGTTCCACGGTCCTGGACcagcagatggaggaggaggatggactGCAGGACCCTAGGAAGgaacacagataaaacagatTAGCATTAGCTGGCTAATAATTATCCATTTATCAGTCATTTGTTGCATGATGGTTCTATATGTTTAATTATGTCATAAATGTGAGTTTTAAAATGTCTAACGTACCATGCTAGAGTTGGGGTCATAGTAGAcctgcaaacagaaaacacatcctGTAATTCAACCAGCAGACAGCAACAAATCAACAGCAGACTGATTTCAAACAGCTATAAATCAGGAATAGTGTAACCTCACCGCTCCTGGTTGTCCAGGAGAGCTGTACGGAGGACACGGTCCACCAGGACCACTGGGAGGAGGATGGACTGTTTCTGGGGAAGTCTGTAGAGACACACATGAGCTAGCTTTAGCTCCTGTCATTGAAGtagaacaaaaacatcatcaagtAGAaacgcagacctccgccaaggatagagaggaaaacaggaaacccatgcagtaaaggatcatgagctggaatcaaacctacatctctgacacagttctgtttatgaatcaccttctgaaccagttgagctatctggacatcttgctccaatttgtcggacgacatactaacctatgatgtttttgtcatattttggaccacatactacaacatacaaaaaaattcaaagtgatccagaatccaggatcctttccggattgccaccaaaattaaatcagctcttcctcttaccatagtctacatcccctgaaaagctcatgtgaatctgcccaggcgtttttgggttatcttgctaacagacagacagacagacagacaaacgccgggtgtcacataacctccttggcgaggtaattaaagctgcaagcagcgttgatcGGCAATCCCacacatgtccaccaggtggcgctgtaactgaGAGTGTATATCGACATATTTATGTGATTATGAGTGGACTCTGATCACGcttgtaaagtttgaggcagattagAGCATTTACAGTCtcgttagacagcacttcctgtttgatgGCGAGGCATCCAAAATGGGCTGGTCTCCATTTCTACGCTCTCAGACTTCTGCGGAGCGTTTTGGTAACTTTTGATCACCTATGCCTGGTGTACATCCTAGATCAATTTCAGCTATCTTGTGGTTAGCCTgcttgagtttatagcttttaaaaatgaccaaaaatgacccaaagttctccaaaatatgaatcataattcaaaatggctgactgcCTGTTGGGTTTTGGGTATTGGAGCatgaggcttttttgtgcgtcctgatgagTCACATCTGCGTACTGAATTTCAGAAGTCCAGGTCAAACGCTGTCCGGGGGCTGAATTTTCATAATATTTcagggggcgctatagagccattttcaGGGGTTGAGTAACGGGAAGCTGACTGAACAACAAAGTGATAAGAAAGTAATGCTAATTATGCAACAGTAGCATaattaaatgaagacaaattTATACACTAAACATATATGAGCACAAAATCTGGCACTCAGTGGaagatttgttttttaactttccaaTTACAAGACATTAAAAGGTTGAGTTTAGATTTAATAAAACGTGATCAAACCTGTTCCCTACACATCGACTCAGACAGACTTAACCTGACTCAAACTAACATTCTTACTTCTGCCTATTTAAACCTGAATCACAGAGGAAATAAGAGCCCTGTCAGAATGAGTCAGTGATGAGGTGAGATGTGTCTGGGCGTACGGTACCTGCAGCGTTGTAGCACTGCTGGCtttctttttgaaaatcttCTTccgacagcagcagcaaatccCAGCTGGGATTCCCAGCAGTAGGAGTAGAGCCATGAGAGGGTTTCCTTCTGAATACTCATGACGGTCTGcagtaacaaaacaaaaaaaagaggcatCATCCATCAGCTGTCCTCAGGTTACCAGGAGCAGTCGTTTGATTCTTCTTGCCTCCCTTCAGGAAccatttcacacactgat encodes:
- the wu:fc21g02 gene encoding uncharacterized protein wu:fc21g02; translation: MKIEIKHVNYSDEGRYTLRDRRDRMVSITRMDLTDRHEYSEGNPLMALLLLLGIPAGICCCCRKKIFKKKASSATTLQTSPETVHPPPSGPGGPCPPYSSPGQPGAVYYDPNSSMGPAVHPPPPSAGPGPWNCPPPSPGFNPAYPPQNPSYPPADPAMMPPAPGPQWNGLPQGQYPPGPAAMGYAAAPATYSSPPPLEASEPVKEEVKMENMASTPAEPLLPAALQGEAAVPNTLSSSDGAHQFQIDSGKNSTNFL